Proteins from a genomic interval of Musa acuminata AAA Group cultivar baxijiao chromosome BXJ1-9, Cavendish_Baxijiao_AAA, whole genome shotgun sequence:
- the LOC135592586 gene encoding uncharacterized protein LOC135592586, which produces MQESVLSSRRSPPDPEEVEENGDESKTRKNTTPFATRVSKHASAALSGQCAAVLIFLLILLATAASFLISRPVVCVSPYDSLARTALFGATLDGLASDFGSLGVPWCRSKQGKAVEWTRKDLLKGLEEFVPIYETRPIKNNMYGMGFDHSFGLWFMARWLKPDLMIESGAFKGHSTWVLRQAMPETRIISLSPRHPEKYLKKGPAYVDGNCTYFAGKDFVDFGSVDWASVMKKHGISDLSRVLVFFDDHQNELKRLKQALKAGFLHLIFEDNYDTGTGDHYSLRQICDQDYIRGGGHSCFRDSDEARIRMKRKKFWEKAVDRDELCGGDEEWWGVRGYMRDDFNHSNKAISYDEHFQNSRFVESALDVYWELPPVAGPSLTHQTRYDPARASDPIIEDGRFGLFQRLGLARLGTSVFNGYTQMVYVQISASS; this is translated from the exons ATGCAAGAGAGCGTGCTGTCGTCTCGGCGGTCCCCTCCGGACCCCGAGGAGGTCGAGGAGAACGGCGACGAGTCGAAGACGAGGAAGAACACCACCCCCTTCGCCACCAGGGTCTCCAAGCACGCGAGTGCCGCCCTCTCCGGCCAGTGCGCCGCCGTCTTgatcttcctcctcatcctcctcgctACCGCCGCCTCCTTTCTCATCTCGCGCCCCGTCGTCTGCGTCTCGCCGTACGATTCCCTTGCCCGCACCGCACTCTTCGGGGCCACCCTGGACGGCCTCGCCTCCGATTTCGGATCCCTCGGCGTGCCCTGGT GCAGATCGAAACAAGGGAAAGCAGTAGAGTGGACTCGGAAGGACTTGCTCAAAGGCTTGGAAGAGTTCGTGCCGATCTACGAGACTCGTCCAATCAAGAACAACATGTACGGCATGGGGTTCGACCACAGCTTCGGTCTGTGGTTCATGGCGCGATGGCTTAAGCCAGATTTGATGATAGAAAGTGGCGCCTTTAAGGGCCACTCTACGTGGGTCCTGCGGCAGGCCATGCCGGAGACGCGGATAATATCGCTGTCGCCCCGGCACCCGGAGAAGTACTTGAAGAAGGGGCCAGCCTACGTTGATGGGAACTGCACCTACTTTGCTGGGAAGGATTTTGTGGATTTTGGCAGCGTTGATTGGGCGAGCGTGATGAAGAAACATGGGATTTCTGATCTTAGTAGGGTTCTCGTATTCTTTGATGATCACCAGAATGAACTGAAAAG ATTGAAACAGGCTTTAAAAGCTGGCTTCCTGCATCTTATATTTGAGGATAACTATGACACTGGAACCGGAGACCATTACTCACTAAGACAGATATGTGATCAGGACTACATTAGAG GAGGTGGGCATAGCTGTTTCAGAGATAGTGATGAAGCACGAATAaggatgaaaaggaagaagttcTGGGAGAAGGCTGTGGACAGAGATGAACTATGCGGCGGTGATGAAGAATGGTGGGGTGTTCGGGGTTATATGAGAGATGATTTTAACCATAGCAACAAGGCAATCTCCTATGACGAACATTTTCAAAACAGCAGGTTTGTGGAATCGGCCTTGGATGTGTACTGGGAGCTCCCACCAGTTGCTGGTCCCTCGCTCACTCACCAAACCAGATATGACCCTGCCCGTGCTTCTGATCCAATAATCGAAGATGGAAGGTTTGGCTTATTCCAAAGGCTCGGCCTGGCAAGACTTGGAACTTCAGTGTTCAATGGATATACCCAAATGGTATACGTTCAAATATCTGCCTCGTCTTAG